The proteins below come from a single Actinomycetes bacterium genomic window:
- the disA gene encoding DNA integrity scanning diadenylate cyclase DisA, protein MTSSQFDDRLIQALQQVAPGTHLREGLERILRAEKGALVVLGAPPQVQALFTGGFRIEVPFTAQRLSELAKMDGALVLDTAARNILWANVHLMPDPAIPTSETGTRHRTAERVAKQTGVPVVTVSESMHILTLYLDDLRHVFDNVANVLSRSNQTVQTLEHYRARFDELAGHLTGLELDGAATQRDVLAVLARAEMLCRIAEELERYVAELGVDGRLLRLQLDELAAGVNEAKMLVVRDYLPTRDSLDVSGVLAKLAGLTPEELSDTVALAKVVNLTRDPEALEAVLAPRGYRALAKVPELPGWVIDRVAERFGSLKVLLTASLEDLEEVEGIDRDRARQVRDGLGRLAEASMVEYYP, encoded by the coding sequence ATGACCTCCTCGCAGTTTGACGACCGGCTGATCCAGGCGCTCCAGCAGGTGGCCCCGGGTACCCACCTCCGCGAGGGCCTCGAGCGCATCCTGCGCGCGGAGAAGGGCGCGCTGGTCGTGCTCGGCGCTCCGCCGCAGGTGCAGGCGCTGTTCACCGGCGGCTTCCGGATCGAGGTCCCGTTCACCGCCCAGCGACTGTCGGAGCTGGCCAAGATGGACGGCGCCCTCGTGCTCGACACGGCAGCCAGGAACATCCTGTGGGCCAACGTCCACCTGATGCCCGACCCGGCCATCCCGACGTCGGAGACCGGCACCAGGCACCGCACCGCCGAGCGGGTGGCCAAGCAGACCGGCGTGCCGGTGGTCACCGTCTCCGAGTCGATGCACATCCTCACCCTCTACCTGGACGACCTGCGGCACGTGTTCGACAACGTCGCCAACGTGCTCTCGCGCAGCAACCAGACGGTGCAGACCCTCGAGCACTACCGGGCCCGCTTCGACGAGCTGGCCGGCCACCTCACCGGCCTCGAGCTGGACGGGGCAGCCACCCAGCGCGACGTGCTGGCGGTCCTCGCCCGGGCCGAGATGCTCTGCCGCATCGCCGAGGAGCTGGAGCGCTACGTCGCCGAGCTGGGCGTGGACGGGCGCCTGCTGCGCCTGCAGCTCGACGAGCTGGCGGCCGGTGTCAACGAGGCGAAGATGCTGGTGGTGCGCGACTACCTGCCCACGCGGGACAGCCTGGACGTGTCCGGCGTGCTCGCGAAGCTGGCCGGGCTGACCCCGGAGGAGCTGTCGGACACGGTCGCCCTTGCCAAGGTGGTGAACCTGACCAGGGACCCCGAGGCGCTCGAGGCGGTGCTGGCCCCCCGCGGGTACCGGGCGCTCGCTAAGGTGCCCGAGCTGCCCGGCTGGGTGATCGACCGGGTGGCCGAGCGCTTCGGCTCCCTCAAGGTGCTGCTGACCGCGAGCCTGGAGGATCTCGAGGAGGTCGAGGGCATCGACCGCGACCGGGCCAGGCAGGTCCGGGACGGGCTCGGACGCCTCGCCGAGGCGTCGATGGTTGAGTATTACCCCTGA
- a CDS encoding CarD family transcriptional regulator — protein MFKVGDSVIYPQHGAATIEGLQDREVGGETREYLVLKLTYGDLTLMVPRDNCQEVGIREVCSSEDVEGVFDILRTGEPSTQGNWSRRFKGNIERLQSGDIFQVAEVVRDLTVRDRDKGLSAGEKRMLQRSRQILVSELVLACNCGDDKAIKMVDEALES, from the coding sequence ATGTTCAAGGTCGGGGACAGCGTCATCTATCCGCAGCACGGGGCTGCAACGATTGAGGGGTTGCAGGACCGGGAGGTAGGTGGCGAGACCCGAGAGTATCTTGTGCTCAAGCTGACGTACGGCGACCTCACCCTGATGGTGCCCCGCGACAACTGCCAGGAAGTCGGGATCCGCGAGGTCTGCAGCTCCGAGGATGTCGAGGGCGTGTTCGACATCCTGCGCACCGGCGAGCCCTCGACCCAGGGCAACTGGAGCCGCCGGTTCAAGGGCAACATCGAGCGGCTGCAGTCGGGCGACATCTTCCAGGTCGCCGAGGTGGTCCGCGACCTCACCGTCCGGGATCGCGACAAAGGTCTGTCCGCGGGTGAGAAGCGCATGCTGCAGCGCTCCCGCCAGATCCTCGTGTCCGAGCTCGTGCTCGCCTGCAACTGTGGCGACGACAAGGCCATCAAGATGGTCGACGAGGCGCTGGAGTCCTAG
- the ispD gene encoding 2-C-methyl-D-erythritol 4-phosphate cytidylyltransferase — MTGPVEVAAVVADQPGVGRRPGAEALVPLDGRPLLAHALACLEASRSVTTVVVVADPDAEEATAKVVAGEGFAKVTAVVPGGPTRQASVALGLAALPPGPEFVAVHDAARPLAGPGLVDELLELLRVAGPSGPAGVVPGVPVTDTVRRVGKDGRSLGVVDREQLRVLQTPQLFVRAVLEEAHRRAARDGVEATDEAALVEWAGHRVRVVPGTVENLKVTTALELAVAEAIVGRRAARLAPRHTR, encoded by the coding sequence GTGACAGGTCCGGTCGAGGTGGCGGCGGTCGTCGCGGACCAGCCGGGCGTCGGCCGGCGCCCGGGCGCCGAGGCGCTCGTCCCGCTGGACGGCCGCCCGTTGCTCGCCCACGCCCTGGCCTGCCTGGAGGCGAGCCGCAGCGTCACCACGGTCGTGGTCGTGGCCGACCCCGACGCCGAGGAGGCGACCGCCAAGGTGGTCGCCGGCGAGGGCTTCGCCAAGGTGACCGCGGTGGTCCCTGGCGGTCCGACACGCCAGGCGAGCGTCGCCCTCGGGCTGGCCGCGCTGCCACCTGGCCCCGAGTTCGTGGCCGTGCACGACGCGGCCCGCCCGCTCGCCGGCCCCGGCCTGGTCGACGAGCTGCTCGAGCTGCTCCGGGTGGCCGGCCCGTCCGGGCCGGCCGGTGTCGTGCCCGGTGTGCCGGTGACCGACACCGTGCGCCGGGTGGGGAAGGATGGTCGCTCGCTTGGCGTGGTGGACCGCGAGCAGCTTCGCGTGCTCCAGACGCCCCAGCTCTTCGTCCGCGCGGTCCTCGAGGAGGCCCACCGGCGAGCCGCCCGCGACGGGGTCGAGGCGACCGACGAGGCCGCCCTGGTGGAGTGGGCCGGCCACCGGGTCCGGGTGGTACCCGGAACGGTCGAGAACCTGAAGGTCACCACGGCCCTCGAGCTGGCTGTGGCCGAGGCGATCGTGGGCCGCCGGGCCGCCAGGCTCGCCCCGCGTCACACGAGATGA